From Amphiura filiformis chromosome 20, Afil_fr2py, whole genome shotgun sequence, a single genomic window includes:
- the LOC140142414 gene encoding uncharacterized protein — MLVYLYGCTKQGQWLRLDSAMQVDTSCKKLLYVWTPELLSFHVNAIHDQLPSPSKTNLGSCHLCHHNNCTLFHILNGCNFSLQSGRYNWRHDQTLKAVANGIMPFIEEANQKSYTPPEDTNYMTTVKFRNADGVTYRNPALPLPKRDPTNLLQKANDWEFLMDEEHKQVVFPPIITETAKRPDITIYSERTKTVLLSSLSLQSQWKKTCHMPMQERKANTKIL; from the coding sequence ATGCTTGTGTACCTCTATGGCTGCACCAAACAAGGACAATGGCTCAGATTGGACTCTGCCATGCAAGTAGATACATCTTGTAAGAAGCTCCTTTATGTATGGACACCAGAGCTCCTATCTTTCCATGTCAATGCCATCCACGACCAACTTCCATCACCATCTAAGACCAACCTCGGATCCTGCCATTTATGTCATCATAATAACTGCACTCTATTCCATATCTTAAATGGATGTAACTTTTCTCTGCAAAGTGGTAGATACAACTGGAGACATGATCAGACACTGAAAGCTGTAGCAAATGGCATAATGCCCTTCATTGAAGAGGCAAATCAGAAGTCGTACACCCCTCCAGAAGATACCAACTATATGACTACTGTCAAATTCCGCAATGCAGATGGTGTAACCTACCGGAATCCAGCACTGCCTCTTCCTAAAAGAGATCCAACAAACCTCTTACAGAAGGCCAATGACTGGGAATTTCTGATGGATGAGGAACATAAGCAAGTAGTATTTCCTCCCATAATCACAGAGACTGCAAAACGTCCTGATATTACAATCTATTCTGAAAGGACCAAAACAGTACTGTTATCATCATTGAGCTTACAGTCCCAATGGAAGAAAACCTGTCACATgccaatgcaagaaagaaaagcaaataccaAGATCTTGTAG
- the LOC140142413 gene encoding probable E3 ubiquitin-protein ligase MID2 yields the protein MAKRASSLEHVYEDAGLAANAENADAFNERFLTCTICLDTYSDTPKLLPCLHSFCESCIAKIADGKSEFSCPVCRRNVELSSQGAKGLPNNIFIRDLQDFLTQQNRPRSESLSAVDSDSSNNLYIRDLQDFLSEQPNRPRVESERDVRQVTQRPRAASAAAQPPKINKHASSNVFQRVALKIKLPFRSKHKRYCQYHSEKELKQYCQQCQQIVCKKCVRLEHSEEGHYVMDLSLAADNSKRHLKSLLFQAQTLVAPLEHGKGATIEELQDSDYDIVAASCPLVARMEEVVALSNRQRTEPVTCGSFSLDVNTEVTDEIRNLAADVANLSISEPREDDE from the exons ATGGCTAAGAGAGCATCTTCCTTAGAGCATGTTTATGAAGACGCTGGATTGGCAGCAAATGCGGAAAATGCAGATGCTTTCAATGAACGCTTTCTCACATGTACCATCTGCCTGGACACATATTCGGACACTCCAAAACTATTGCCATGTCTTCACTCATTTTGTGAATCTTGCATTGCCAAGATAGCAGATGGCAAATCTGAGTTTTCATGTCCAGTTTGCAGGAGAAATGTAGAATTATCCTCTCAAGGAGCCAAAGGTCTGCCCAATAATATCTTCATTCGAGATCTCCAAGATTTCCTGACACAACAGAATAGGCCAAGATCAGagtctctatcagcagtagatagtgattCAAGTAACAACCTCTACATTCGTGATCTTCAAGATTTCCTGTCTGAGCAACCAAATCGACCTCGAGTTGAATCTGAACGAGACGTTCGTCAAGTCACACAACGTCCACGAGCTGCATCTGCTGCAGCACAGCCCCCAAAGATCAACAAGCATGCTAGTAGCAATGTCTTTCAGCGTGTGGCTTTGAAAATTAAACTGCCATTTCGATCTAAACATAAGCGATACTGTCAATATCACTCAGAAAAAGAACTTAAACAATACTGTCAACAGTGCCAACAGATAGTTTGTAAGAAATGTGTTCGTCTTGAACATTCTGAAGAAGGACACTATGTTATGGACCTTAGCTTGGCAGCAGATAATTCCAAAAGGCATCTCAAATCGCTCCTCTTTCAAGCACAAACCCTGGTAGCCCCTCTTGAACATGGGAAAGGAGCA ACCATTGAAGAATTGCAAGATTCAGATTATGATATTGTTGCTGCGTCTTGTCCTCTAGTGGCACGTATGGAAGAGGTTGTGGCCCTTAGCAACAGACAGCGTACTGAGCCAGTTACGTGTGGTTCTTTCTCCCTGGATGTGAATACTGAAGTGACGGATGAAATAAGAAATCTCGCTGCTGATGTGGCTAACCTATCAATTAGTGAACCAAGGGAAGATGATGAATAG